CGGGTTACGTGTCTCGCATTCCCATATGACCACCACTCGCCATCCTAAGTGCGACAGGCGTTGAGTCGTCTGTCTGTCGCGGGCGACATTTCCGGAAAGCTTGTCAGTCCAGAACTGCCTGTTGGTTCGCGGGATCGTTCCCTTCTTGCAGTCGGCGTGTGAGTGCCAGAAACATCCGTGAACGAGCACGACGGTCCTATGTTTCGGCAGCACGATGTCAGGGCGCCCGGGGAGGTCGCGTCTGTGCAAGCGAAACCGAAAACCAAGGCGATGCAATAGCGCACGCACGACGATCTCGGGTTTCGTGTCGGCGTTCCTGACTCGGGCCATGATGCGGCTGCGCGTGATGGCGTCGAAAACATCCATGTCAAACGCCCCGTCGTAAGTCCGGCTGTCGGCAGTATGATGCAACAGAGTCGCGGCGCAAGGTCTGCTCGG
The DNA window shown above is from Armatimonadota bacterium and carries:
- the vsr gene encoding DNA mismatch endonuclease Vsr, which gives rise to MDVFDAITRSRIMARVRNADTKPEIVVRALLHRLGFRFRLHRRDLPGRPDIVLPKHRTVVLVHGCFWHSHADCKKGTIPRTNRQFWTDKLSGNVARDRQTTQRLSHLGWRVVVIWECETRNPDRLMDRLTAELGE